A genomic stretch from Longimicrobium sp. includes:
- a CDS encoding crosslink repair DNA glycosylase YcaQ family protein yields the protein MELTQNAARALMVAAQGLDRRARRRAGKADVLAAIRRMGVLQIDTISVVARSPYLVLWSRLGAYDPRWLDELLAEGGLFEYWGHEACFIPVEDFALFRHRMLDPAAMGWKYRAGFIRGNRDAVDRLLATVRERGPVRSADFERRDGKGGGWWEWKPEKRMLESLFTAGELMIARRDNFHRVYDVRERVLPSWSDDQLPSREAVARELALKAVRALGVAKAKWVADYFRTSKRATPPIPARLADEGALLRVRVEGWKEPGYVHPDRHDLALRAAAGEIRPTLTTLLSPFDPLVWDRARAAELFGFDYRLECYTPAPKRRWGYFVLPILRRGALVGRLDAKAHRRDGVFEVRALYLEPGVRATDRFVADVAGALRECAAWHGTPAVTIRQSDPPELAARLMAGLAGG from the coding sequence ATGGAGCTGACGCAGAATGCGGCGCGGGCGCTGATGGTGGCCGCGCAGGGGCTGGACCGAAGGGCGCGGCGCAGGGCCGGCAAGGCGGACGTGCTGGCGGCGATCCGGCGCATGGGGGTGCTGCAGATCGACACCATCTCGGTGGTGGCGCGCAGCCCGTACCTGGTGCTGTGGAGCCGGCTGGGCGCGTACGACCCGCGCTGGCTGGACGAGCTGCTGGCCGAGGGGGGTCTGTTCGAGTACTGGGGCCACGAGGCGTGCTTCATCCCCGTGGAGGACTTCGCGCTCTTTCGCCACCGCATGCTCGATCCCGCGGCGATGGGGTGGAAGTACCGCGCCGGGTTCATCCGCGGGAACCGCGATGCCGTCGACCGCCTGCTTGCCACCGTGCGCGAGCGCGGCCCCGTCCGCTCGGCCGACTTCGAGCGGCGCGACGGCAAGGGCGGCGGGTGGTGGGAGTGGAAGCCCGAAAAGCGGATGCTGGAAAGCCTCTTCACCGCCGGCGAGCTGATGATCGCCCGGCGCGACAACTTCCACCGCGTGTACGACGTGCGCGAGCGCGTGCTCCCGTCGTGGAGCGACGACCAGCTCCCCTCGCGCGAAGCGGTGGCGCGCGAGCTGGCGCTGAAGGCCGTGCGCGCGCTGGGCGTGGCGAAGGCGAAGTGGGTCGCCGACTACTTCCGGACCTCCAAGCGCGCCACCCCGCCCATCCCCGCGCGCCTGGCCGACGAGGGCGCCCTGCTGCGCGTGCGGGTGGAAGGGTGGAAGGAGCCGGGCTACGTCCACCCGGATCGCCACGACCTGGCCCTCCGCGCCGCGGCGGGGGAGATCCGCCCCACCCTCACCACCCTCCTCTCCCCCTTCGACCCGCTGGTGTGGGACCGCGCGCGCGCCGCGGAGCTGTTCGGCTTCGACTACCGCCTGGAGTGCTACACCCCCGCGCCCAAGCGCCGCTGGGGGTACTTCGTGCTTCCCATCCTGCGCCGCGGCGCGCTCGTGGGCCGCCTCGACGCAAAGGCCCACCGCCGCGACGGCGTCTTCGAGGTGCGGGCGCTCTACCTGGAGCCCGGGGTGCGCGCGACCGACCGCTTCGTAGCCGACGTGGCCGGCGCGCTGCGGGAGTGCGCGGCCTGGCACGGCACCCCCGCGGTCACCATCCGCCAGTCCGACCCGCCGGAGCTGGCGGCGCGTTTGATGGCTGGGCTGGCCGGTGGTTGA